From one Pirellulales bacterium genomic stretch:
- a CDS encoding SDR family oxidoreductase, which produces MTTHADKVAIVTGSTQGLGEAVARRLITEQMIGGLVICGRNEANGTRLASEWTKAGCRTEFVRADLGKVDDCHAVVAAARRTFGHVDYLVNSAAITDRGTILDSSPELYDRIMAVNVRAPFFLMQESLKLMIETGIQGSVVNIISMSSHGGQPFLCPYSVSKGALATLTKNVALSVVKQRIRVNGLNIGWMDTPGEHAIQKNFHNAESDWLEHAEARQPFGRLLKAPEVAQVTAFLLSDRAGLMTGSIIDFDQTIVGTHE; this is translated from the coding sequence ATGACTACGCATGCAGACAAAGTTGCAATTGTCACGGGCAGCACGCAAGGACTGGGCGAGGCGGTCGCCCGGCGATTGATCACCGAGCAGATGATTGGAGGACTCGTGATCTGTGGACGCAACGAGGCCAATGGTACCCGATTGGCCAGCGAATGGACAAAGGCCGGCTGCCGCACCGAATTCGTGCGGGCCGATCTGGGTAAGGTCGACGATTGCCACGCCGTGGTCGCGGCGGCGCGAAGAACTTTCGGCCATGTCGATTATCTGGTGAATAGCGCCGCGATTACCGATCGCGGTACGATTCTCGATTCTTCGCCCGAGTTGTACGATCGCATCATGGCCGTCAACGTACGGGCACCGTTCTTCTTGATGCAGGAATCGTTGAAATTGATGATCGAGACCGGCATCCAGGGCTCGGTCGTGAACATCATCAGCATGTCGAGCCACGGCGGGCAGCCCTTCTTGTGCCCTTATTCAGTATCCAAGGGAGCGCTTGCCACGTTAACGAAAAACGTCGCCTTATCAGTGGTGAAACAGCGCATTCGCGTCAATGGTCTGAACATCGGCTGGATGGACACGCCGGGCGAGCACGCGATCCAGAAGAATTTTCACAACGCGGAGAGCGATTGGCTCGAACATGCCGAGGCAAGGCAGCCGTTTGGCCGGCTGCTGAAAGCGCCCGAGGTTGCCCAGGTGACGGCCTTCTTGCTTTCGGACCGCGCGGGCTTGATGACCGGCTCGATCATCGATTTCGATCAAACGATCGTCGGGACGCACGAGTAG
- a CDS encoding DUF4062 domain-containing protein: MTQPRYQVFVSSTFRDLQEERQAVLDSVLRLNHFPAGMEVFPASDATPWAIIERVIRESDYYLLIIGGKYGSVDADGISYTEKEYDYAVSIGKPVLAFLHADPDNIPVGKSELYENARDRLVKFRQKVEQHHCKYWRTTEELKMHAIVGLTAEIAENPGVGWVRADGVDNQDLLKRLADLQLRFDNMAAENARLQQSLQNTDDAIRGLSTGQDIVDVELVVNQGENNAVDTTVSPTWDALFFGIAKDIFTPCSEARIRNLLTNVAKGEFSELTSTMNSSTYHLTDASFEKIKLQFLAFEFVELQAEERQITPNYRQRYTTWLITPRGRRHFLRSSAVRNDNSLDHDE, from the coding sequence ATGACGCAGCCTCGGTATCAAGTTTTTGTCAGTTCGACATTTCGTGATCTTCAAGAGGAGCGGCAGGCAGTTCTCGACTCAGTTCTGCGGCTCAATCATTTCCCCGCTGGAATGGAAGTATTCCCCGCATCGGACGCGACACCGTGGGCCATCATCGAACGCGTAATTCGCGAGTCTGACTATTACCTTCTGATAATCGGCGGAAAGTATGGCTCGGTTGATGCAGACGGGATTAGCTACACCGAAAAGGAGTATGACTACGCCGTTTCGATTGGAAAACCAGTACTCGCATTCCTTCACGCCGATCCCGATAACATTCCCGTCGGGAAATCGGAGCTATATGAGAACGCTCGCGATCGATTGGTCAAGTTTCGACAGAAAGTCGAGCAACACCACTGTAAGTACTGGAGAACGACTGAAGAGTTGAAAATGCACGCCATCGTCGGCTTGACCGCAGAGATCGCCGAGAACCCGGGAGTTGGATGGGTCCGAGCCGACGGAGTCGATAACCAGGACCTTCTTAAGCGCTTAGCGGATCTGCAGCTGCGATTTGACAATATGGCAGCTGAGAATGCTCGACTCCAACAGTCACTACAAAATACGGACGACGCTATACGCGGCCTCTCCACAGGACAAGACATCGTCGATGTCGAGTTAGTCGTGAATCAAGGCGAAAATAATGCCGTTGACACGACCGTATCCCCGACGTGGGACGCATTATTCTTTGGTATCGCTAAGGATATTTTTACGCCATGCAGCGAAGCGCGCATCCGCAATTTACTGACCAATGTCGCGAAGGGAGAATTTAGCGAACTCACATCAACCATGAATTCGTCAACATACCATCTCACCGACGCGAGCTTCGAGAAAATAAAATTGCAGTTTCTTGCATTTGAATTTGTTGAGTTGCAGGCGGAGGAACGCCAAATTACGCCGAACTATCGCCAGAGATATACCACTTGGCTCATAACGCCAAGAGGTCGGCGCCATTTTTTACGAAGCAGTGCTGTACGCAACGACAATAGCCTTGACCACGACGAATGA
- a CDS encoding PQQ-binding-like beta-propeller repeat protein, whose translation MRLEKLAVLFCLIGCLTSPARICHADDSAAAGFANSQMANWHQWRGPLSNGIAPQGDPPTTWDENTNVRWKVTPPGEGSSTPIIWDDKIFLLTAIPTDREVELPAEPEKPVVPSVPGAPAPRRAKRPSNVHQFVVLCLDRATGNTLWQHVATEQVPHEGHHPDHGYASFSPTTDGQHLYVSFGSRGIFCYDLGGRQVWNRDLGDMETYASFGEGTSPVIHNDSLIVNWDHQGESFLIVLDARTGETRWKVDREPVTSWATPLVVEYEGRTQLIVNGTKRVRSYDLKTGEVIWECGGQVSAAIPCPVTYDGLVYCMTGFRGSALYAIPLSAHGDITDSEHVAWHKHQGTPYVPSPLLYGDLLYFTGSNAAILSCLDAKTGDEVFERQRLQGLKNIYASPVGAAERIYIAGRDGVVMVLKHGRQLEVLTTNTLEDGFDASPAIVGRQLFLRGKMNLYCLEAK comes from the coding sequence ATGCGATTGGAGAAACTGGCGGTCTTGTTCTGCCTGATCGGTTGCCTCACTTCACCCGCTCGAATCTGCCACGCGGACGATTCCGCGGCGGCCGGCTTTGCCAATTCGCAAATGGCCAACTGGCATCAGTGGCGCGGTCCGCTGTCCAACGGCATCGCCCCGCAAGGCGATCCTCCTACCACGTGGGACGAGAACACGAATGTCCGCTGGAAGGTAACGCCGCCAGGCGAAGGAAGTTCGACGCCGATCATCTGGGACGACAAAATCTTTCTGCTCACCGCGATCCCCACCGACCGCGAAGTGGAATTGCCAGCCGAGCCCGAGAAGCCCGTCGTTCCCTCGGTCCCCGGTGCGCCGGCGCCGCGCCGGGCCAAGCGGCCCAGCAACGTTCACCAGTTTGTCGTGTTGTGCCTCGACCGTGCGACCGGCAATACCCTCTGGCAGCATGTCGCCACCGAGCAGGTGCCGCACGAGGGTCATCATCCTGACCACGGTTATGCGTCGTTCTCGCCCACGACCGACGGCCAGCATCTGTACGTGTCGTTCGGCTCGCGTGGCATCTTCTGCTACGACCTCGGCGGGCGTCAGGTCTGGAACCGGGACCTGGGAGACATGGAAACCTATGCCAGCTTTGGCGAGGGGACGTCGCCAGTCATCCACAACGACTCGCTGATCGTCAACTGGGACCATCAGGGCGAGTCATTTCTGATCGTGCTCGACGCGCGGACCGGCGAAACGCGCTGGAAAGTCGACCGAGAACCAGTGACCAGTTGGGCCACGCCGCTGGTGGTCGAGTACGAAGGGCGCACTCAATTGATCGTCAACGGGACGAAACGGGTTCGCAGCTACGACCTGAAAACCGGCGAAGTCATCTGGGAATGCGGCGGCCAGGTTTCGGCCGCGATTCCCTGCCCGGTCACTTACGACGGACTGGTTTATTGCATGACCGGCTTTCGCGGCAGCGCGCTGTACGCGATTCCGCTCAGCGCACACGGCGATATCACGGACAGCGAACACGTCGCGTGGCACAAGCATCAAGGGACACCCTACGTGCCGTCGCCACTGCTGTATGGCGACCTGCTTTACTTCACCGGCTCAAACGCCGCGATCCTTTCCTGCCTCGACGCCAAGACTGGCGACGAGGTCTTCGAGCGGCAGCGCCTGCAAGGATTGAAGAACATCTACGCCTCGCCCGTCGGCGCCGCCGAGCGGATCTATATCGCCGGCCGCGACGGCGTCGTGATGGTGCTCAAGCATGGACGACAGTTGGAAGTGCTAACCACCAACACACTCGAGGACGGCTTCGACGCCTCGCCCGCCATCGTCGGCCGCCAACTCTTCCTGCGCGGCAAGATGAATCTGTATTGCCTCGAAGCGAAGTAG
- a CDS encoding nuclear transport factor 2 family protein — MRSCFAICALVCAAVLMTQSTDARAEESPAGATAPMSADEQAIRAAGEAYRAAFAKGDVEAVAAFWTKNADLVDQSGHAYKVQAVLERARQTLSDGGNIPQPQRKSETLSIRFITPDVALEDGAFERSGAGPDESHEGRYTAVWVKRDGKWLLDGERESPVRAEVVDDPLPQLAWMVGEWIATGAEESADISCTWGPNKTYLLRQITLKPKSGTPISATQWIGWDPVQEKVRSFLFDSRGGFNEGKWTNEEDAWVVHTKGIMRDGHRSEATMLYSRIDENNWTIESLEDDIDGQPAPEINLRVTRKQLSR, encoded by the coding sequence ATGCGTTCCTGTTTCGCGATTTGCGCTCTCGTTTGCGCCGCGGTCCTCATGACGCAGTCGACCGATGCCAGGGCCGAGGAATCCCCGGCCGGTGCCACGGCCCCGATGTCGGCGGACGAACAAGCGATTCGCGCCGCCGGCGAAGCCTATCGCGCCGCGTTCGCCAAAGGGGACGTCGAAGCGGTGGCTGCGTTCTGGACCAAAAATGCGGACTTGGTCGACCAGTCGGGCCACGCCTACAAGGTGCAAGCCGTGCTGGAACGCGCCCGACAAACGTTAAGCGACGGCGGCAACATTCCGCAGCCGCAGCGAAAGAGCGAGACCCTGTCGATCCGCTTCATCACGCCCGACGTCGCGCTCGAAGACGGCGCGTTCGAACGCAGCGGCGCCGGGCCGGACGAATCGCACGAGGGGCGCTACACGGCCGTGTGGGTCAAGCGCGACGGCAAATGGCTGCTCGACGGCGAGCGTGAATCGCCGGTGCGTGCCGAAGTCGTCGACGATCCGTTGCCGCAGTTGGCCTGGATGGTTGGCGAATGGATCGCCACCGGCGCCGAGGAATCGGCCGATATTTCCTGCACCTGGGGGCCGAACAAGACTTACTTGCTGCGGCAAATCACGCTGAAACCCAAGAGCGGCACACCAATCTCGGCCACGCAGTGGATCGGCTGGGACCCGGTGCAGGAAAAGGTGCGCTCGTTCCTGTTCGACTCGCGCGGCGGCTTTAACGAAGGAAAATGGACGAACGAAGAGGATGCCTGGGTCGTTCACACCAAGGGCATCATGCGTGACGGTCATCGTAGCGAAGCCACGATGTTGTACAGCCGCATTGACGAAAACAACTGGACCATCGAATCCCTCGAAGACGATATCGACGGTCAGCCGGCGCCGGAAATCAATCTGCGCGTCACCCGAAAACAATTGTCGCGTTAG
- a CDS encoding HEAT repeat domain-containing protein: MRFRFFIVGMLAPLAALGCGAQKTDPALKANSEILNKDPQIAIDSIDAVADSGAAGATAVPALIKALASDNKDVRWRAARALENIGPKASLSTAALIKTLGDDAPDVRAHAARALGALGDKNTATIDALAALVTDKHARVRRAVIGAITQLNPGPEVTIPLMVNVLEDADPSVVVPALQTLAERGPEAVPGLIEALSHPKGRYWATLVLAEMGPAAKSAVPALGGLLDDPDPEVRMQSALALGEMGIDAAAAEARLVKGLSDKADAVRYACTFALGKVGATGAIAELEKSEADKDPFLAMLSAWAVAKLKPDDQAAVNKAVELIVAALKSENANVRHGAAKALIELNAPREIVGPPLVAALDDSDPEVQENIYGALASMGEAILPRVVERLRDPATRDKALHVLSRMGPAAAGGVPVIVELLDSVEPAQRREMLFALANVGPAAAEATAALVKALDDPDEDVRVAAGIALGAIGPGATGAVEALQKNLKSTDEVLRLISVEALLHIQPDDSQITGSAIPVLSDLLKDGKTDVTRIEAATALGDLGAKAKGGVPALERALKDEDPAVRDAATEALKKIRG, encoded by the coding sequence ATGCGATTCAGGTTTTTTATCGTGGGCATGTTAGCGCCGCTCGCCGCCTTGGGCTGTGGGGCGCAGAAGACTGACCCGGCGCTTAAGGCGAACAGCGAGATCTTGAACAAAGATCCGCAAATCGCGATCGACTCGATCGACGCTGTGGCCGATTCCGGCGCCGCCGGTGCGACGGCCGTACCGGCGCTCATCAAGGCGCTCGCCAGCGACAACAAAGACGTGCGTTGGCGCGCGGCTCGAGCGCTCGAGAATATCGGGCCAAAGGCTTCGTTGTCCACCGCGGCATTGATTAAGACTCTGGGGGATGACGCCCCGGATGTCCGCGCTCACGCGGCGCGGGCACTAGGCGCATTGGGAGACAAAAACACGGCGACGATCGATGCGCTGGCGGCGCTCGTGACCGACAAGCACGCACGAGTGCGTCGCGCCGTGATTGGCGCAATCACGCAATTGAATCCCGGGCCCGAGGTAACCATTCCGCTGATGGTGAATGTGCTCGAGGATGCCGATCCGTCGGTGGTCGTGCCGGCCTTACAGACACTGGCCGAGCGAGGTCCCGAGGCGGTTCCCGGTTTGATCGAAGCGTTATCGCATCCGAAGGGGCGTTATTGGGCAACGCTGGTGTTGGCCGAAATGGGCCCGGCGGCGAAGAGCGCCGTGCCGGCGCTCGGCGGGCTACTCGACGATCCTGATCCGGAAGTTCGCATGCAGTCGGCCCTTGCGCTGGGGGAAATGGGGATCGATGCCGCGGCGGCCGAGGCCAGGCTGGTGAAGGGCCTGAGCGACAAGGCCGACGCCGTGCGATACGCCTGCACCTTTGCGCTGGGCAAGGTTGGCGCGACTGGCGCGATTGCGGAGTTGGAAAAGAGCGAGGCCGACAAAGATCCGTTCCTGGCCATGCTTTCGGCCTGGGCGGTTGCCAAGCTGAAGCCAGACGATCAGGCGGCAGTGAACAAGGCTGTCGAGCTGATCGTCGCGGCGCTGAAGAGCGAGAATGCCAACGTGCGGCACGGCGCGGCGAAGGCACTTATTGAGCTTAACGCACCTCGCGAGATAGTCGGGCCGCCGCTGGTTGCGGCGCTCGATGATTCCGATCCCGAAGTGCAGGAAAACATTTACGGCGCGCTGGCCTCGATGGGCGAAGCAATCTTGCCTCGCGTCGTCGAGCGGCTGCGCGATCCGGCCACGCGCGATAAGGCGCTGCACGTCTTGAGCCGGATGGGGCCGGCGGCGGCGGGGGGCGTGCCGGTCATTGTTGAATTGCTCGACAGTGTCGAGCCAGCACAGCGCCGCGAGATGCTATTTGCCTTGGCGAATGTAGGTCCGGCCGCGGCCGAGGCGACCGCCGCCTTGGTGAAGGCTCTCGATGATCCGGACGAAGACGTGCGCGTTGCCGCGGGTATTGCCTTGGGAGCTATCGGACCGGGGGCAACCGGCGCGGTCGAGGCATTGCAGAAAAACTTGAAATCGACCGACGAAGTACTGCGCCTGATCAGCGTCGAGGCGCTGCTGCACATTCAGCCCGACGATTCGCAGATCACCGGCAGCGCGATCCCGGTGCTGAGCGATCTATTGAAAGACGGTAAGACCGACGTCACCCGGATCGAGGCTGCCACGGCACTGGGCGATCTGGGCGCGAAGGCCAAGGGGGGCGTCCCGGCGCTTGAACGTGCGCTCAAGGACGAAGATCCGGCCGTGCGCGACGCGGCGACCGAAGCACTGAAAAAGATTCGCGGCTAA
- a CDS encoding glycerophosphodiester phosphodiesterase family protein, whose protein sequence is MSWPVAVRMLCRAWKPLVLYELAMSLISAAVLGPLVASCTYHVIGLSGEAVLGNFELFSFLMSPLGVMALVLFLSISFALLLLEYAGLIVLADAALAGTAVPTWTLVGCLSRSLPRLFLLALVQTLFALLAALPFLGLGALAYWFLLSDADINYFLAERPPRFWAAVAIAVVLGLGFGLVSLWFFARWALAVPICVLEKHSIAATLRASTRLMHGRIRNLLLAVGAWQLTKYIVFLFVVAVLDLSNVLALGRLEWGLTTLVWLTAIVLVVDTLILQLLAAVFAIVLASLLAYQYRQGRESIDEPGKLAWQNFRTNLATRPAWHGRAPLIALVCAGPLLSIGYALWLEREFIDHRPTLVTAHRAGPKAAPENGLSALALSIDAGADFAEIDVQQTADGHVILMHDSDLRRMTGDLRNVKDVTLADLADLRLRNNGAPTDDVVPTLSQFLEASAGHIRLNVEIKDYGSGASLVPAVLKELRAHDFTGQAIISSLKLAPLEQARREAPDVPVGIILSVSKGDLTRLPVGFLSLHHRLATASLVRRAHRRDMQVHVWTVSDRETVLRMLDHGCDNLITDNPALVREVVDWYANLGDVERMLLRMRRWMRE, encoded by the coding sequence ATGAGTTGGCCTGTCGCCGTCCGGATGCTGTGCCGTGCCTGGAAGCCGCTCGTGTTGTACGAGTTGGCCATGTCGCTGATCTCGGCCGCGGTGCTTGGCCCACTGGTGGCCAGCTGCACGTATCACGTTATCGGTCTGTCGGGCGAAGCGGTTCTGGGCAACTTCGAACTGTTCTCGTTTCTCATGTCGCCGCTGGGAGTGATGGCGCTCGTGCTCTTCTTGAGCATTAGCTTCGCGCTGTTACTGCTCGAATACGCCGGCTTGATAGTCTTGGCCGACGCGGCGCTTGCAGGCACCGCGGTGCCTACTTGGACGCTGGTTGGCTGCCTGTCTCGATCGCTGCCACGGCTGTTTCTGCTGGCGCTTGTGCAGACATTGTTTGCGCTGTTGGCGGCGTTGCCGTTCCTGGGTTTGGGCGCGCTCGCGTACTGGTTTTTGCTGAGCGATGCCGACATCAATTATTTCCTGGCCGAGCGGCCTCCCCGTTTCTGGGCTGCCGTGGCGATCGCCGTCGTACTGGGTCTAGGATTTGGATTGGTGTCCCTGTGGTTTTTTGCCCGTTGGGCGCTGGCCGTGCCGATTTGCGTGCTCGAGAAGCATTCCATCGCAGCGACCTTGCGCGCCAGCACGCGCCTGATGCATGGGCGAATCAGAAATCTGCTGCTTGCGGTTGGCGCGTGGCAATTGACGAAGTACATCGTGTTCCTCTTCGTCGTTGCGGTGCTGGACCTGAGCAACGTCCTGGCGCTCGGCAGGCTCGAATGGGGATTAACGACGCTGGTTTGGTTGACGGCGATCGTGCTGGTCGTCGACACGTTAATTCTGCAACTGTTGGCGGCGGTTTTCGCCATCGTTCTCGCCAGCCTGTTGGCGTATCAGTATCGACAGGGACGCGAGTCGATCGACGAACCGGGAAAACTCGCGTGGCAAAATTTCCGAACTAACTTGGCGACGCGGCCAGCCTGGCATGGGCGAGCGCCCTTGATCGCGCTTGTTTGTGCGGGGCCGCTGCTGTCGATCGGCTATGCCCTGTGGCTCGAGCGAGAGTTCATCGACCATCGACCCACGCTGGTTACGGCGCACCGCGCCGGGCCAAAGGCGGCGCCCGAGAATGGATTGTCGGCACTGGCGCTTTCGATCGATGCCGGCGCCGACTTCGCTGAAATCGATGTGCAGCAAACGGCCGACGGACACGTGATCCTGATGCATGATAGCGATCTCCGCCGCATGACGGGGGATCTTCGCAATGTGAAGGACGTCACCCTGGCCGACCTGGCGGACTTGCGTTTGAGAAACAACGGAGCGCCGACGGATGACGTGGTTCCCACACTCTCGCAATTCCTGGAGGCAAGTGCCGGCCATATCCGCTTGAACGTGGAGATCAAGGATTACGGCAGCGGTGCGAGCCTGGTGCCCGCCGTGCTCAAGGAGTTGCGCGCTCACGACTTTACAGGGCAGGCGATCATCTCTTCGTTGAAGCTTGCGCCGCTTGAACAGGCGCGACGCGAAGCCCCGGACGTTCCGGTAGGGATCATCCTCTCGGTCAGCAAAGGCGATCTGACGCGGCTGCCGGTCGGTTTTCTCAGTCTGCATCATCGTCTCGCAACGGCCAGCCTGGTGCGACGCGCCCATCGCCGTGACATGCAGGTCCACGTCTGGACAGTGTCCGATCGGGAGACCGTCTTACGGATGCTCGACCATGGTTGCGACAATCTGATCACCGATAATCCGGCGCTAGTGCGCGAAGTGGTCGATTGGTACGCTAACCTGGGCGATGTCGAGCGGATGCTGCTGCGAATGCGCCGCTGGATGCGCGAGTAG
- a CDS encoding glycosyltransferase family 39 protein, whose translation MVAIAILGLGVPGYALARALRAPYAWAAAFPLSALLLGEIVIACAITGASVRFVTVLSALAVMTLLALLIAARYGSAEGGDATPATAVPVARTTMWWLALPVAVVVLLVLTGMVVRSSLSPLSGADTAFRWEALARQMLAEQSLAFYPPVSDADFSHYTYPDGFVPLVSSAYWWLYASVEEPRPATTSVLIALQAASCLALVFYTARSLFGVTGGLLALSALASTALFNTGVAIGQETGYTALSCAGQLAFAFATLRQPRLSCAVMAGMFAGLGAISREYGPLLAACGFVVLVSDRATRRYVFPFCAVAIAIGAPWYVRNWIRSGNPLYSIDIAGFPVNEGHAQIMAFYQESLGLRTFSAEKWAQIADQLRAGATLVLFAGLTGIALSREYCRTLGPLALGAIGLWLWSIPYTLGGVTYSLRVLTPAWVVLAIGAGAWGPMVSEWQKRRPVLVRCAVLIPILWCGASAVAAIWAHPRDASEVCTAMFSRQSHEGGLMKQSLITARLLEESGLPVAGVLTDDCYLAVSLLANSQFRPVMVWSPQVAFVFDPKLDQAAVHRRLREAGISYASFLPAHDEFWAKYPYFLIDGDHGFVVPGTAPDQPVLILPAELP comes from the coding sequence ATGGTCGCGATCGCAATTCTCGGCCTTGGGGTGCCTGGTTATGCGCTCGCTCGCGCGCTGCGGGCGCCCTATGCCTGGGCCGCGGCGTTCCCGCTCTCGGCGTTATTGCTGGGCGAGATTGTTATTGCCTGCGCAATAACCGGCGCCTCTGTTCGCTTCGTAACCGTGCTTAGTGCTCTCGCCGTAATGACACTGCTTGCGCTGTTGATTGCCGCGCGATACGGGTCAGCGGAAGGTGGTGACGCAACCCCGGCCACGGCCGTGCCAGTTGCACGAACGACGATGTGGTGGCTCGCTTTGCCTGTCGCGGTCGTCGTGCTGCTGGTGCTGACCGGCATGGTCGTTCGCAGCAGTTTATCTCCGTTGAGCGGTGCCGATACGGCGTTCCGCTGGGAAGCCTTGGCGCGACAGATGCTTGCCGAGCAGAGCCTGGCGTTCTACCCACCGGTAAGTGATGCCGATTTCTCGCACTACACGTATCCGGACGGCTTTGTGCCGCTTGTATCGAGTGCATATTGGTGGTTGTACGCTAGCGTCGAAGAACCACGCCCCGCGACAACATCTGTGCTGATCGCCCTGCAGGCCGCGAGTTGTCTGGCATTGGTGTTTTACACGGCGCGGTCTTTGTTCGGCGTCACAGGCGGGCTCTTAGCGCTCTCGGCCCTGGCGAGCACGGCGCTGTTTAACACCGGGGTCGCGATCGGGCAGGAAACGGGTTACACGGCGCTTTCCTGTGCCGGGCAACTGGCATTTGCCTTTGCCACGCTGCGACAGCCACGGCTTAGTTGCGCGGTGATGGCCGGCATGTTCGCCGGGCTGGGGGCCATATCACGCGAGTATGGTCCTCTGTTGGCGGCGTGTGGATTCGTCGTGCTCGTCAGTGATCGAGCTACGCGCCGATACGTGTTCCCATTTTGCGCCGTGGCGATCGCGATCGGGGCGCCTTGGTATGTGCGTAACTGGATTCGCTCCGGTAATCCCTTGTACTCGATCGATATCGCCGGATTTCCTGTGAACGAGGGACACGCCCAGATCATGGCTTTCTATCAGGAAAGTCTCGGACTGCGGACCTTTTCCGCCGAGAAATGGGCGCAGATCGCCGACCAGTTGCGTGCTGGTGCGACGCTCGTCTTGTTCGCGGGGCTGACGGGTATCGCGCTCTCGCGCGAATATTGCCGCACGCTGGGGCCGCTAGCGCTCGGCGCTATTGGTCTGTGGCTGTGGTCGATTCCGTACACCTTAGGCGGAGTTACTTACAGCTTGCGCGTACTCACGCCGGCCTGGGTGGTACTAGCGATTGGCGCCGGCGCCTGGGGGCCCATGGTCAGCGAATGGCAAAAGCGCCGGCCGGTGCTGGTTCGCTGCGCCGTGTTGATTCCGATCCTGTGGTGCGGCGCCTCGGCAGTCGCCGCCATTTGGGCGCATCCGCGCGACGCGTCCGAAGTATGCACCGCGATGTTCAGCCGGCAATCGCACGAAGGCGGACTCATGAAGCAGTCGCTGATCACGGCCCGACTCTTGGAGGAGTCCGGCCTGCCGGTGGCTGGGGTGCTGACCGACGACTGTTATTTAGCCGTATCGCTGTTAGCGAATTCGCAGTTTCGACCGGTGATGGTCTGGAGCCCGCAGGTTGCTTTCGTCTTTGATCCGAAGTTGGATCAGGCGGCCGTGCATAGGCGCCTGCGCGAAGCAGGGATTTCGTACGCGTCGTTCCTGCCTGCCCATGATGAGTTCTGGGCGAAATACCCGTATTTCTTGATTGATGGTGATCATGGCTTTGTCGTTCCGGGCACGGCGCCCGACCAGCCGGTGCTGATCTTGCCCGCGGAGTTGCCGTGA